The following proteins come from a genomic window of Ruminococcaceae bacterium R-25:
- a CDS encoding phosphotransferase family enzyme, whose amino-acid sequence MEFDGSQILIGKGAQADVCKYQGYAYKIYKPTYPEEWIRFEMQQQETVVGLGLSDIRYFETSDPHIIRMDLIEGIELEKKVLDGYLEGFNILSDAFCKVHQAPVSPDIKMPRLIDTAYMGLDPEQWDQIRPVIERLSEKYESCICHLDMHFLNIMLPNDGSDYKIIDWMNARIAPAVFDYARTYVIFNEFSQEGLALYKEAVAKDIARLGISNDDFKDAVMVSTVIRNREKTEL is encoded by the coding sequence ATGGAATTTGACGGCAGTCAGATATTGATCGGAAAAGGCGCCCAGGCTGACGTCTGCAAGTATCAGGGTTACGCATATAAGATCTACAAACCAACATATCCCGAAGAGTGGATCCGCTTTGAGATGCAGCAGCAGGAAACTGTTGTAGGCTTAGGCCTTTCCGACATACGCTACTTTGAGACTTCCGATCCGCACATTATCCGTATGGACCTTATTGAGGGCATCGAGCTCGAAAAGAAGGTGCTGGACGGTTATCTCGAGGGGTTTAATATACTGAGTGATGCATTTTGCAAAGTGCATCAGGCGCCTGTATCTCCTGATATTAAGATGCCGCGCCTGATCGATACCGCATACATGGGACTTGATCCCGAACAGTGGGATCAGATACGTCCCGTTATCGAACGCCTGTCTGAAAAATATGAATCCTGCATATGCCATCTCGACATGCATTTTCTTAATATCATGCTCCCAAATGACGGTTCGGATTATAAGATAATCGACTGGATGAATGCGAGGATCGCTCCTGCTGTTTTTGACTACGCACGCACATATGTGATCTTCAACGAATTCTCTCAAGAAGGCCTCGCATTATATAAGGAAGCGGTCGCAAAAGACATCGCCCGTCTCGGAATCTCAAATGACGATTTTAAAGATGCCGTTATGGTAAGCACCGTGATCAGAAACCGCGAAAAGACTGAGTTATAA
- a CDS encoding extracellular solute-binding protein — protein sequence MKRTNRFVALLLVLSVALGMAGCKKDKQKEKEAAWYNSKTVEIKLPYDESEYNSLNSSFAGIIRNLAIVHVNYSKPYPNDFDYELDDPSPYQGDTLEVYDLNGTHLLTYDCKKYSPSFKGQISMSSEPSVAGDKVIIPWEIYNEAGGSKSIITFIDPTTGEQTGSFEKKLTGMYLRPGFVRSGGYSAFSYARYDDNASIELVIVGDDGSSRTINIKDPEILWNNAFPMVEQGDGKVLLPFMSTNVPVWSVTGYFVIDLKSGTYEKKEDISAIFNTTNIYSTSYIDGLGTMVADEDGLSVADLENKTTERLINYDKCNANLYLISRLKLYNSEENRFVFGGSVYMEKYQEAVKESKIIVLEKAEKNPNEGKKELKLASFDQLDYTTAEAVCKFNNENSDYYVTFDSRYNLNNYKGSNDLDWYTTSLMGQRSLFDKLKVDIAAGDGPDLIMNGSAFTSSFEPALFMDLSEDIESEGVFENIFEINKIGGKLYTVPLTFRLSGIVCDSAFVRERQIGFTYKEYEKFVRTVCNGSDPIKKNKAEYFIFCYNLMSDVHFYAGETPDYNDAKFKNLAKFVYMSVDGIPMDETTEVVDKLDDDIHATSYTFSCTNDYFGFGKSQISDAVVLGYPAEDSTGPYAATVNSIAVSNATKNKAGCVEFVKLLMSPEMQTGYAETGYSIPVNVESFNASSKTQLKHYNTYRKHLINMGFNEADLRQMGVAIEARERDIAAFEQIIRSAEATYRSDPAISLIIKEEMPAYFSGQKDLGAVIEIINGRAKAYLTE from the coding sequence ATGAAACGCACGAACCGGTTTGTGGCGCTTCTTCTGGTGCTTTCCGTGGCACTTGGAATGGCAGGCTGCAAAAAGGACAAGCAAAAGGAAAAGGAAGCTGCCTGGTACAATTCCAAGACAGTTGAAATAAAGCTTCCTTACGACGAATCTGAATATAACTCTTTAAATTCAAGTTTCGCAGGCATAATAAGGAATCTTGCGATCGTCCATGTTAATTATTCAAAGCCCTATCCGAACGATTTCGATTATGAGCTTGATGACCCCTCGCCTTATCAGGGTGACACACTCGAAGTCTATGATTTAAACGGAACGCATCTTCTGACCTACGACTGCAAAAAGTACAGCCCCTCGTTCAAGGGCCAGATCAGCATGTCCAGCGAGCCTTCCGTCGCAGGCGATAAGGTCATAATCCCCTGGGAGATCTATAACGAAGCCGGCGGCAGCAAGAGCATCATCACATTCATTGATCCGACCACCGGAGAGCAAACCGGCTCTTTCGAAAAAAAGCTTACCGGCATGTACTTAAGGCCGGGTTTTGTAAGATCCGGCGGATACAGCGCTTTTTCCTATGCCAGATACGACGATAACGCTTCCATTGAGCTCGTGATCGTAGGTGACGACGGCAGTTCCAGGACCATCAATATCAAAGATCCGGAGATCTTGTGGAATAACGCTTTCCCGATGGTAGAACAGGGAGACGGAAAGGTTCTGCTGCCTTTCATGAGCACAAACGTGCCTGTCTGGAGCGTAACCGGCTATTTCGTCATCGATCTTAAGTCCGGCACATACGAAAAGAAGGAAGATATCAGTGCGATCTTCAATACAACGAATATTTACAGCACTTCCTATATCGACGGCCTGGGGACCATGGTTGCCGATGAAGACGGCCTCTCTGTTGCCGATCTCGAAAACAAGACGACTGAGCGCCTGATCAACTACGACAAGTGCAATGCGAATCTTTACCTTATCAGCAGATTAAAGCTCTATAACTCCGAAGAAAACAGGTTCGTTTTCGGCGGCAGCGTCTACATGGAGAAATATCAGGAAGCCGTTAAGGAATCGAAGATAATCGTTCTCGAGAAGGCCGAAAAGAATCCCAATGAAGGCAAGAAAGAATTAAAGCTCGCCTCCTTCGATCAGCTCGACTACACCACGGCAGAAGCTGTCTGCAAGTTTAATAACGAAAACTCTGATTACTATGTCACTTTCGATTCGCGCTACAACCTCAATAATTATAAGGGCAGCAACGATCTGGACTGGTACACCACGAGCCTTATGGGGCAGCGGTCTTTGTTCGATAAGCTGAAGGTCGATATCGCCGCAGGCGACGGCCCCGACCTCATAATGAACGGATCGGCTTTCACTTCATCTTTTGAACCTGCCCTGTTTATGGATCTTTCAGAAGATATTGAGAGCGAAGGCGTTTTCGAGAACATTTTCGAGATAAACAAGATCGGCGGCAAGCTCTACACGGTGCCTCTGACTTTCAGGCTCTCCGGCATCGTCTGCGATTCAGCTTTCGTGCGCGAAAGACAGATTGGCTTTACTTACAAAGAATATGAGAAATTCGTAAGGACGGTATGCAACGGCAGCGACCCCATCAAAAAGAACAAAGCCGAGTATTTCATCTTCTGCTACAACCTTATGTCTGATGTTCATTTCTACGCAGGCGAGACTCCGGACTATAACGATGCGAAGTTCAAAAATCTCGCAAAGTTCGTCTACATGAGCGTTGACGGCATTCCCATGGACGAGACTACGGAGGTTGTAGATAAGCTCGACGACGATATCCATGCTACGAGCTATACATTCAGCTGCACGAACGATTATTTCGGTTTCGGCAAATCACAGATCTCAGATGCAGTCGTTCTGGGATATCCTGCGGAAGATTCAACAGGACCTTATGCTGCTACGGTCAATTCCATCGCAGTATCCAACGCAACCAAGAATAAGGCCGGATGCGTTGAGTTCGTTAAACTCCTGATGTCACCTGAAATGCAGACTGGCTATGCCGAAACGGGCTATTCAATTCCGGTAAACGTTGAATCTTTTAACGCATCTTCAAAGACCCAGCTCAAGCACTACAACACATACAGAAAGCATCTCATCAACATGGGTTTTAACGAAGCCGACCTTCGCCAGATGGGCGTTGCCATTGAAGCAAGGGAAAGAGATATCGCGGCATTCGAGCAGATCATCCGCTCGGCGGAGGCAACCTACAGGTCCGACCCCGCGATCTCGCTGATAATCAAGGAAGAAATGCCTGCTTACTTCAGCGGCCAGAAAGACTTAGGCGCAGTAATCGAGATCATCAACGGCAGAGCAAAAGCTTATCTGACTGAATGA
- a CDS encoding monosaccharide ABC transporter substrate-binding protein (CUT2 family): MKRSEVKVSNSRIAATVLAGIVLALFFLTVVGLIYYREMIRRIGEVQEEVYTQYPRLYAYIAEDPDSQLSNRIYKEISEYAKENGCYVEMTGQNLSTTYSKSDRINIAISSKVDGIILEGDNSEETIELIKKADAAGIPVVTVLSDSEGSERKSFIGLNQYDLGTEYGHALTEISTVNYPLSVLVLKNGSSDDFIIQAIQKPLTGRFVAISSKDIDTSSQFTSEENIMKTLDELNKMPDVIICLNDKITESAIQCIVEKNLVGKTKILGYYDSETIRKAIEKGSVYATFTIDTKALAMQSVNALNEFNDTGYVSDYSTTMVKKITRLNLDDYNSEGDENEG; encoded by the coding sequence ATGAAACGCTCTGAAGTAAAAGTCTCAAATAGCAGAATCGCGGCTACGGTTCTGGCGGGCATCGTGCTCGCCCTTTTTTTCTTGACTGTCGTAGGACTTATCTACTACAGGGAGATGATCAGGCGCATTGGCGAGGTCCAGGAGGAAGTCTATACACAGTATCCCAGGCTCTATGCTTATATTGCGGAGGATCCGGACAGCCAGCTGTCGAACCGTATTTATAAAGAGATTTCAGAGTATGCCAAGGAGAACGGCTGCTATGTCGAGATGACAGGGCAAAACCTTTCGACGACTTATTCGAAATCGGACAGAATCAATATTGCGATCAGCTCCAAAGTGGACGGGATCATTTTAGAGGGCGATAACTCCGAAGAGACAATAGAACTCATTAAGAAAGCCGATGCTGCAGGCATTCCGGTCGTTACGGTCTTATCAGACAGCGAGGGTTCAGAGAGAAAGAGTTTTATCGGTCTTAACCAATACGATCTGGGCACCGAATACGGCCACGCCCTGACCGAGATCTCGACTGTAAACTATCCTTTGTCGGTGCTTGTCCTGAAGAACGGCAGTTCCGATGACTTCATAATCCAGGCTATTCAAAAGCCTCTTACGGGAAGATTCGTTGCGATATCTTCAAAGGACATCGATACTTCCTCACAGTTCACATCAGAAGAAAACATCATGAAGACACTGGACGAACTCAATAAAATGCCCGATGTCATCATATGCCTGAACGATAAGATCACCGAGAGCGCTATCCAGTGTATCGTCGAAAAGAACCTCGTAGGAAAGACCAAGATCCTTGGATATTACGACTCTGAGACGATCAGGAAAGCCATCGAAAAAGGTTCCGTATACGCGACATTCACTATCGATACAAAGGCTCTTGCGATGCAGAGCGTAAATGCACTTAACGAGTTTAACGATACCGGATACGTAAGTGACTACAGCACGACAATGGTCAAAAAGATCACGCGCTTGAATCTGGATGATTACAATTCGGAGGGCGATGAGAATGAGGGCTAA
- a CDS encoding histidine kinase/DNA gyrase B/HSP90-like ATPase, which produces MRANFFANMKISRKLVAVFLATSFIAMGVNVFIYVNLNQALDKINSVFASNISLNELSDSLNKTHQGLTGFLETKGTDDFELYYAASLDIKNMSRKLNSNVTDNNIRLSERDIRNMIDTYLSYADEAVQAKRGRNIDEYTAKYNECTRIKDYLNTYIYSVNNDQFKTNSETYMALVNSLKYTEFMSVLIFVVASVMNVLLIVILTSTITRPLTRLSAKADEISQGSPENVEPLEVYSEDEVGKVTRAFNEMLASIKDYIARIRTQLITESEMKEKNLLMETHLKDAQLKYLQSQINPHFLFNTLNAGAQLAMMEGADRTVEYIRNMADFFRYNVKKSSETVKLSEEIELVDSYMYILNVRFAGEMLFEKDIDESLLNVMVPSMIIQPLVENSIKYGIKDLEPGEGKVTLSVYRENNMCCIRVSDNGIGTDEEIIEKIMNHEKKPSETRGVGITNVMSRLDLYYNNREVFEMKSRKNEGTHVTIKIPLEDQNV; this is translated from the coding sequence ATGAGGGCTAATTTCTTTGCCAACATGAAGATCTCCCGTAAGCTCGTTGCGGTATTCCTTGCGACGTCGTTCATTGCGATGGGCGTCAATGTTTTCATTTACGTAAACCTGAACCAGGCGCTCGATAAGATCAACTCGGTATTCGCCAGCAACATCAGCTTGAATGAGCTTTCCGACAGCTTAAACAAGACTCACCAGGGTCTTACGGGATTTTTGGAGACTAAGGGAACCGATGATTTCGAGCTCTATTATGCGGCTTCGCTTGATATCAAGAACATGAGCCGCAAGCTCAATTCCAATGTTACCGACAACAATATAAGGCTCTCGGAGCGCGACATCAGAAACATGATCGATACCTATCTCTCTTATGCGGACGAGGCAGTGCAGGCAAAGCGAGGCAGGAACATCGATGAATACACTGCAAAATATAACGAGTGCACGAGGATCAAAGACTACCTCAACACCTATATCTATTCGGTCAACAACGACCAGTTCAAAACGAACTCCGAGACATATATGGCGCTCGTAAATTCGCTTAAATATACGGAATTCATGAGCGTCCTCATTTTCGTAGTCGCATCGGTCATGAACGTCCTCCTCATCGTAATCCTCACGAGTACGATCACGAGACCTCTTACCAGGCTCTCTGCAAAGGCCGATGAGATCTCCCAGGGCTCACCCGAAAACGTTGAGCCTCTGGAAGTTTATTCCGAAGACGAAGTCGGTAAGGTTACGAGAGCGTTTAACGAGATGCTTGCGTCCATCAAGGACTACATCGCGCGTATCAGGACGCAGCTCATTACGGAAAGTGAGATGAAGGAGAAAAACCTCCTCATGGAAACGCACCTTAAGGATGCGCAGCTTAAATATCTGCAGTCGCAGATCAACCCGCACTTCCTGTTCAATACTTTGAATGCCGGTGCGCAGCTCGCCATGATGGAAGGTGCTGACAGGACCGTTGAATACATAAGGAACATGGCAGACTTCTTCCGTTATAACGTTAAGAAGAGTTCCGAGACGGTAAAGCTCTCGGAAGAGATCGAACTCGTTGATTCATACATGTATATCCTGAACGTAAGATTCGCCGGAGAGATGCTTTTCGAAAAGGACATCGACGAGAGCCTTTTAAACGTCATGGTTCCGTCCATGATCATCCAGCCTCTGGTCGAAAACTCAATAAAATACGGCATCAAGGACTTAGAGCCCGGCGAGGGCAAGGTCACGCTCTCCGTTTACCGCGAGAACAATATGTGCTGCATCAGGGTCAGTGATAATGGCATAGGCACGGACGAAGAGATCATCGAGAAGATCATGAATCACGAGAAAAAGCCCTCTGAGACAAGAGGTGTAGGAATAACAAATGTTATGTCGAGGCTCGATCTTTACTACAACAACAGGGAAGTTTTCGAGATGAAGAGCCGCAAGAACGAAGGAACACACGTAACGATAAAGATACCGTTGGAGGACCAAAATGTATAA
- a CDS encoding two-component system response regulator YesN gives MYKLMLADDEGIVRESLKFIVDKEFPGTFETFEAKTGRHVIELADEVRPDIAFMDIRMPGINGIDAMKEIRRTNPNIVFVIISAYDKFDYAKQALTLGVIDYINKPFDKGQIVAVLKKAMEEVDRVREQRKRELEIKEKLDSIVPIIENGLIQDLLSHEHFKENIEEYKRLLEIDEKYGLMLAIVSGEREPGGYMRGAVPASVKTQKNYETVLLVISDNFKCITGSVMGNKIPVLIPCAKSSLTPEEYQKIVDSANNAQQELSEALGIDFRIGIGPVKPLENMADSYSEALSILVKTKQTVAEAVDLPEGCEYDTDYPLKTEKALFDAIAQGDVARAQEQANLFFDWMEKSSGGAMSDICLKVLEFVLWGERLAYGNGGHVYHFMSRSEYLPEINSMKSYDELRLWFLSHIERAVNMINTANAAKTEDVAEKAKKYIDQNYKDDISLDDLSGMYDISPFYFSKVFKTQTGVTFTDYLTGVRVARARELLEGTNKSMKEICSEVGYSDPNYFSRIFKKHTGVTPTEYKEGRR, from the coding sequence ATGTATAAGCTCATGCTCGCCGATGATGAGGGCATCGTAAGAGAATCGCTCAAGTTCATAGTAGATAAGGAATTTCCGGGAACGTTCGAGACGTTCGAAGCAAAGACCGGAAGACATGTAATTGAGCTTGCCGACGAGGTGCGCCCTGACATCGCATTCATGGATATCAGGATGCCCGGAATCAACGGCATCGATGCTATGAAGGAGATCAGAAGGACCAACCCCAACATCGTATTCGTCATCATCTCAGCTTACGACAAATTCGACTATGCCAAGCAGGCATTAACACTTGGCGTTATCGACTACATCAACAAGCCTTTCGACAAGGGCCAGATCGTCGCTGTCCTCAAAAAAGCGATGGAAGAAGTCGACCGCGTCAGAGAGCAGCGCAAAAGAGAGCTGGAGATCAAGGAAAAGCTCGATTCCATCGTCCCGATCATCGAAAACGGCCTGATCCAGGACCTCTTATCGCACGAGCATTTCAAGGAAAATATCGAAGAATATAAAAGGCTTCTTGAGATCGATGAAAAGTACGGCCTCATGCTTGCCATCGTAAGCGGTGAAAGGGAACCTGGCGGATATATGCGCGGCGCGGTCCCTGCGAGCGTCAAGACACAGAAGAATTATGAGACTGTCCTGCTCGTAATCTCCGACAATTTCAAGTGCATCACAGGCTCTGTCATGGGCAACAAGATCCCTGTCCTGATCCCTTGCGCAAAGAGCTCTCTGACACCTGAGGAATACCAGAAGATCGTCGATTCCGCGAACAACGCGCAGCAGGAATTATCCGAAGCATTAGGCATCGATTTCCGTATCGGAATAGGTCCCGTAAAGCCCCTCGAAAACATGGCGGATTCCTACAGCGAGGCGCTCTCTATCCTGGTTAAGACAAAGCAGACTGTAGCTGAAGCCGTTGACCTTCCCGAAGGCTGCGAATACGATACTGACTATCCGCTCAAGACCGAAAAGGCGCTTTTCGATGCCATCGCACAGGGCGATGTCGCAAGAGCGCAGGAGCAGGCAAATCTCTTCTTTGACTGGATGGAGAAGTCTTCCGGCGGTGCCATGTCCGACATCTGCCTTAAGGTATTGGAATTCGTCCTCTGGGGTGAGCGTCTTGCATACGGCAACGGCGGTCACGTTTACCACTTTATGTCCAGAAGCGAGTACCTGCCTGAGATCAATTCGATGAAGAGCTACGATGAGCTCCGCCTCTGGTTCCTCTCGCACATCGAGCGTGCCGTCAACATGATCAATACGGCCAATGCCGCAAAGACAGAAGATGTTGCAGAAAAGGCCAAGAAATATATCGATCAGAACTACAAAGACGATATCTCTCTGGATGACCTTTCCGGCATGTACGATATCAGTCCGTTCTATTTCAGCAAGGTCTTTAAGACGCAGACGGGCGTTACATTTACCGACTATCTGACAGGTGTCAGGGTTGCAAGGGCAAGAGAACTTTTAGAGGGCACGAACAAGTCCATGAAGGAGATCTGCTCGGAGGTCGGTTATTCAGATCCGAACTATTTCTCCCGTATCTTTAAAAAACATACGGGTGTCACTCCGACCGAGTACAAGGAGGGAAGAAGATAA
- a CDS encoding D-xylose transport system substrate-binding protein: MRRVLTRIIAALMAISLLLCTGCNTPEKKEVTPTTKSDNVLIGLSFDSFVIERWTRDRDVFVSTANNLGAEVNVQSAGGDVEKQISHIKYFIEIGVDAIVIITADAVALADVLKEAKNKGIPVICYDRLVMNANADLYISFNNETVGREMAKAVCSKVPDGGTIVEIMGPESDNNVPQVMAGFDSVCAEHNMNITLKYNCENWKPELAYEFINANFDEVSQADAIMCGNDALAGEVIHALAERGYAGKIYVTGQDADLEACQRIVEGTQLVTVYKPVENLAHLAAEYAVQLANGQKPNDTDTFFDGTQDIPYVAIEPTGVTKENLDTTIIQSGFHLKEEIYK, translated from the coding sequence ATGCGCAGGGTTTTAACCAGGATAATTGCGGCCTTAATGGCCATATCGCTCCTTCTTTGCACCGGCTGCAATACACCGGAGAAAAAAGAAGTTACTCCTACCACAAAAAGCGACAATGTCCTTATCGGACTGTCTTTCGACTCTTTTGTTATCGAGCGCTGGACCCGTGACCGCGACGTTTTCGTATCGACCGCAAATAACCTTGGCGCCGAAGTAAATGTCCAGTCTGCAGGCGGTGACGTCGAAAAGCAGATCTCCCACATCAAGTATTTTATCGAGATCGGAGTTGACGCGATCGTCATTATCACTGCCGATGCCGTCGCTCTCGCTGATGTCCTCAAAGAGGCCAAGAATAAAGGCATTCCGGTCATCTGCTACGACCGTCTCGTTATGAATGCCAATGCCGATCTCTACATATCTTTCAACAACGAAACCGTCGGCCGCGAAATGGCAAAAGCGGTCTGCAGCAAGGTTCCGGACGGCGGCACGATCGTCGAGATTATGGGACCCGAATCCGACAACAACGTGCCTCAGGTTATGGCCGGCTTTGATTCCGTCTGTGCCGAGCACAACATGAATATCACGCTGAAGTACAACTGCGAGAACTGGAAACCGGAGCTTGCTTACGAATTCATCAATGCCAATTTCGATGAAGTAAGCCAGGCCGATGCGATCATGTGTGGTAACGATGCGCTCGCAGGCGAAGTAATCCACGCTCTTGCCGAGCGCGGCTATGCCGGCAAGATCTATGTAACCGGCCAGGATGCAGATCTCGAAGCGTGCCAGAGGATCGTCGAAGGCACCCAGCTCGTAACTGTTTATAAGCCTGTTGAAAACCTCGCACACCTCGCTGCCGAATATGCCGTCCAGCTCGCAAACGGCCAGAAACCTAATGACACTGATACGTTTTTCGACGGCACACAGGATATTCCTTATGTTGCGATCGAACCCACAGGCGTTACCAAAGAAAACCTGGACACCACGATCATCCAGAGCGGCTTCCACTTAAAAGAGGAAATCTATAAGTAA
- a CDS encoding monosaccharide ABC transporter substrate-binding protein (CUT2 family), whose amino-acid sequence MFKKILGTILCAAIACAALTGCAGSGKKKVGVSMPTQDLQRWNQDGAYMKEKFEAAGYEVDLQYAGNKPDQQLSQVENMINSGCKVLVIAAIESSSLSQALDKAAKKNIPVIAYDRLIMDNENVAYYATFDNYKVGQIQGEFVKKALDLDNAAGPFNIEFTAGDPGDNNAGFFFNGAMDVLKPYLDSGKLVCVSGQTDFDSVATPEWASATAQARAENIIGSNYADKNIDAWLCSNDSTAQGVVTALDARYNSEGRGGQWPVITGQDCDIVSVKHMIAGKQTMSVFKDTRTLAERTVTMVNQILEGKTVETNNTYNNNKKEVPSYLCDPVFADKDSIQKILIDSGYYKAEDVGL is encoded by the coding sequence ATGTTTAAGAAAATTCTTGGAACAATTCTTTGCGCTGCAATCGCATGTGCTGCATTGACAGGCTGCGCTGGTTCCGGCAAGAAGAAGGTTGGCGTTTCAATGCCTACACAGGACCTTCAGAGATGGAATCAGGACGGCGCTTACATGAAGGAAAAGTTCGAAGCAGCTGGCTACGAAGTAGACCTTCAGTATGCAGGTAACAAGCCCGATCAGCAGCTCTCACAGGTAGAGAACATGATCAACTCAGGCTGCAAGGTTCTCGTAATCGCAGCTATCGAGTCTTCTTCACTCAGCCAGGCTCTCGATAAGGCAGCTAAGAAGAATATTCCTGTTATCGCTTATGACCGTCTCATCATGGACAACGAGAACGTTGCTTACTATGCAACATTCGACAACTACAAGGTTGGTCAGATTCAGGGCGAATTCGTAAAGAAGGCTCTTGATCTTGATAACGCAGCTGGTCCTTTCAACATCGAGTTCACAGCTGGTGACCCTGGCGACAACAATGCCGGCTTCTTCTTCAACGGTGCTATGGACGTTCTTAAGCCTTACCTCGATTCCGGTAAGCTCGTTTGCGTTTCCGGCCAGACAGATTTCGACTCTGTTGCTACACCTGAGTGGGCTTCCGCTACAGCACAGGCTAGAGCAGAGAACATCATCGGCTCCAACTATGCAGACAAGAACATCGACGCATGGCTTTGCTCCAACGACTCTACAGCTCAGGGCGTTGTTACAGCTCTTGACGCTCGTTACAACAGCGAAGGCAGAGGCGGTCAGTGGCCTGTAATCACTGGTCAGGACTGTGATATCGTTTCTGTTAAGCACATGATCGCTGGTAAGCAGACAATGTCCGTATTCAAGGATACACGTACACTCGCTGAGAGAACAGTTACAATGGTTAACCAGATCCTTGAAGGCAAGACAGTTGAGACAAACAACACATACAACAACAACAAGAAGGAAGTTCCTTCTTACCTCTGCGACCCTGTATTCGCTGATAAGGATTCCATCCAGAAGATCCTCATCGATTCCGGCTACTACAAGGCAGAAGACGTTGGTTTGTAA